Below is a window of Desmonostoc muscorum LEGE 12446 DNA.
TTATTCATCACTTCGTCATACTCAAACACCTGCTTGCGGATGTCATAGTAGTAGGTTTCAACTTTTTTCTGTGCGCCTTCCAAACTGCGGGTAAGCATCCCCGATTCAATGGGCATATCTTCTTCCACTTGGAAGGCATTCATTAATCCAGCAACGCGATCGCCACCAAAAATCCGCAGTAAGTTATCTTCTAAACTGAGGAAAAATCTTGTGGTTCCAGGGTCGCCTTGTCTGCCGGCGCGTCCGCGCAACTGGTTGTCAATCCGCCGCGATTCGTGGCGTTCTGTACCAATGACGTGCAAACCACCGATGTCCACTACCTCATTATGCTCTCGCTCGGTGAATTGTTCGTATTCCTGCTTAACACGTTTATATGCTTCCCGCAACTTTTGAATTACGGGGTCGTCGATGGGAGCTTTTTCGGCGGCGACAGCTACCTTTTCTTCAGCTTCTAGTTCCGGTAAACTGCGATCGCCATACTCACGCACTGCAACTTCTACTGCTTCTTTGAGTAGCTGTTCTGTTTCTTTTGTCAACTGGGTGGGGAAAATTTCCGGTGAAGCCCGCCAGGTTTTGACTTTTTTACCAGGAACGAAACCTTGACCACCGCCGTGTCCTGTAGGTAATCCGGCAGGCCTTTGAACGCCAAACGCATCTTCATCTTCTGGCATCACAATGCGAGGCATCAAATATTCCCGCAGTTTCAGACGCGCCATGTATTCAGAGTTACCACCAAGGATGATGTCTGTACCTCTTCCCGCCATGTTCGTGGCAATGGTCACAGCACCTTTGCGTCCTGCTTGAGCGACGATTTCTGCCTCTCGTTCCACGTTTTCCGGTCGGGCATTGAGTAATTCGTGGGGAATTTCTAGCTGCTTCAGTAGTCTGCTGAGATATTCAGATTTTTCTACACTCGTGGTTCCTACCAATACTGGCCTACCGAGTTCGTGCATTTCGGCACATTCTCTGGCGATCGCTCCCCACTTGCCTGATTCCGTCTTAAAGACCATATCAGACAAGTCTTCGCGTCTTCTGTCACGGTTGGTGGGAATTACCGTGACTTCCAGCTTGTAAATTTTTTCAAACTCTGGTTCTTCAGTTTTTGCCGTTCCCGTCATTCCACCCAATTTGGGATACAGCAAGAACAGGTTTTGATAAGTGATTGTCGCTAGAGTTTGAGTTTCTGGCTGAATTTCTACGTGTTCTTTGGCTTCAATGGCCTGGTGTAGTCCATCACTCCAGCGTCGTCCGGGTAGTACCCGACCGGTAAATTCATCCACAATCACCACTTCTCCATTGCGGACAATATAGTTTGTGTCTTTAAGGAAAAGTTCTTTGGCTTTAATGGCATTGAAAACAAAGTGCGCCCAAGGATCTTCTGGGTCAAATAAATCTGTAACTCCCAAAAGATTTTCTGCCTCTGCAAAGCCTTCATCTGTCAGTAGCACATTACGAGCTTTTTCATCCACATCATAATGCTCGTCTTTTTTGAGAGTAACTGCTATTTCAGAAGCTTGCAGATATTTTTCTGTAGGTCTTTCCACCTGTCCTGAAATAATCAGGGGTGTCCGGGCCTCATCAATTAAAATCGAGTCTACCTCGTCAATGACGCAGTAATTAAACGGGCGTTGCACCACATCTTTCATGTCTGTGGCCATGTTGTCCCGTAGGTAGTCAAAGCCTACCTCACTGTTCGTCACATAAGTGATATCACAGTCATAGTTTTTCTGACGTTCAGTGGGGGTCATGTTTGCCTGGATTAGACCCACACTCAACCCCAAGAACCGATGCACCTGTCCCATCCATTCGGCGTCTCGACGAGCCAGGTAATCGTTCACAGTAATAACATGTACACCTTTACCACTAAGGGCATTCAAATAACTCGGCAAGGTGGCTACTAGTGTTTTACCCTCACCCGTTTTCATTTCCGCAATTTGCCCTACGTGCAAAATGATACCGCCAAGCAGTTGGACATCAAAATGCCGTAAGCCTAAGACTCGCCGTCCTGCTTCCCGGACAACAGCGTAAGCTTCTGGCAAGATATCATCCAGAGCTTCGCCTTTGGCGAGTCGTTGTTTAAATTCTACGGTTTTCCCTTTTAACTCTTCATCAGAAAGAGTGTTAATTTCTTCCTCTAAAAGGTTAATTTCAGTAACTGAAGGTTGGTATTTTTTCAGCTTACGAGCGTTGGGATCGCCCAACAAAAGTTTTAGCATGGCAGGTTATCGAACTGAATCAAGGGGGATGGGAATTAAAGGTTTGGGATTGATTATAAACATTTAACCCATTCAACAGTCTTAGTTGTGGATGGGTGTGAAATGAGAATTCACTCAAAAACAGGAGAAAAACTAGTCAATCAGTTTCTTAAATGATTGGTTTTAACTCTTATCTTATATTTAGTCTTTCTTCATAGTATCATTTTGCCTCCAGATGGGGCATTGGGGATTGGGGATTGGGGATTGGGTACTGGGGATTGGGGACTGGGGACTGGGGATTGGGTAATGAGGATTGGGGATTGAGTACTGGGTGTTAGGAAAGTTCTTCCAGTCCCCAGTCCCCAGTCCCCAGTCCCTAATTTGAATTCTCCCACTCTGGGCTAAGGCGGCGGAAATTGTAGTCACTAGCACTGGGATGACAGCTTAGACAGCTACCAATTTCGAGGGGACGTGGTAGCTTAACTTCTGGATGCAAAGCTTTGAAATAACGTGAGTTATTGAGGCGATAGGGTGTTTCTTCATCGTTGAGTTTGACGCGGGAGAAAGTCGAAAGATATTTCCACACTAAAATGCGGGGCGGATCGACTAAAGGCTTGAGTTGTGCGCCGTAGTGTTGCGAGTCTTCCAGGAGATTTTTCCATGTTTGGGTGGGA
It encodes the following:
- the secA gene encoding preprotein translocase subunit SecA, which encodes MLKLLLGDPNARKLKKYQPSVTEINLLEEEINTLSDEELKGKTVEFKQRLAKGEALDDILPEAYAVVREAGRRVLGLRHFDVQLLGGIILHVGQIAEMKTGEGKTLVATLPSYLNALSGKGVHVITVNDYLARRDAEWMGQVHRFLGLSVGLIQANMTPTERQKNYDCDITYVTNSEVGFDYLRDNMATDMKDVVQRPFNYCVIDEVDSILIDEARTPLIISGQVERPTEKYLQASEIAVTLKKDEHYDVDEKARNVLLTDEGFAEAENLLGVTDLFDPEDPWAHFVFNAIKAKELFLKDTNYIVRNGEVVIVDEFTGRVLPGRRWSDGLHQAIEAKEHVEIQPETQTLATITYQNLFLLYPKLGGMTGTAKTEEPEFEKIYKLEVTVIPTNRDRRREDLSDMVFKTESGKWGAIARECAEMHELGRPVLVGTTSVEKSEYLSRLLKQLEIPHELLNARPENVEREAEIVAQAGRKGAVTIATNMAGRGTDIILGGNSEYMARLKLREYLMPRIVMPEDEDAFGVQRPAGLPTGHGGGQGFVPGKKVKTWRASPEIFPTQLTKETEQLLKEAVEVAVREYGDRSLPELEAEEKVAVAAEKAPIDDPVIQKLREAYKRVKQEYEQFTEREHNEVVDIGGLHVIGTERHESRRIDNQLRGRAGRQGDPGTTRFFLSLEDNLLRIFGGDRVAGLMNAFQVEEDMPIESGMLTRSLEGAQKKVETYYYDIRKQVFEYDEVMNNQRRAIYAERRRVLEGQDLKEQVIKYAEKTMDDIVDYYINVDLPSEEWELEKLVEKVKEFVYLLADMQANQLEDMTVTEIKAFLHEQVRIAYDLKEAQIDQVQPGLMRQAERFFILQRIDTLWREHLQQMDALRESVGLRGYGQKDPLIEYKSEGYELFLDMMVNIRRDVVYSLFMFQPQPQPVVQASSEMV